Proteins encoded in a region of the Canis lupus dingo isolate Sandy chromosome 17, ASM325472v2, whole genome shotgun sequence genome:
- the LOC112665011 gene encoding 10 kDa heat shock protein, mitochondrial-like: MRVYTVAARVIAGQAFRKHPLPLFDQVLVERSIAKTVTKGDIMLLEKSQGKILQATVVAIGLGSKGKCGEIQPVSMKVGNKILLPEYEGTKVVLNDKDYFLFRDCDILRKYVD, translated from the exons ATGAGAGTATACACTGTAGCAGCCAGAGTCATAGCAGGACAGGCATTTAGAAa gcacccccttcccctctttGACCAAGTTTTAGTTGAAAGGAGTATAGCCAAAACTGTAACCAAAGGAGACATTATGCTTCTAGAAAAATCTCAAGGAAAAATATTACAAGCAACAGTAGTAGCTATTGGTTTGGGCTCTAAAGGAAAGTGTGGAGAGATTCAACCAGTTAGCATGAAAGTTGGAAATAAAATTCTTCTCCCAGAATATGAAGGTACCAAAGTAGTTCTAAATGACAAGGATTACTTCTTATTTAGAGATTGCGACATTCTCAGAAAGTATGTAGACTGA